The following is a genomic window from Salarias fasciatus chromosome 10, fSalaFa1.1, whole genome shotgun sequence.
tatatttcatttattttgtgtgtcCCACTGCTctaagctgtttatctgctctgttattgcagattatttaaagaaaatggtGCGCCTACATTATTGGTATATTATCATTCAccattatattttatttttctgtttctgaatggtAATGaaggtgttggggggggggggggggggggggtgctcggCGGTTCCCCCCACACCAGTAGAACCTCCGAGGAACCTTCTGCTGATAAAGAGGTGAAATTAgacagaagagcagcaggatttggtgctgctgaaatgaagaaattaaaatATGGTGTATGTAATGTACGTAAAGTTATAAGATTTAAACTAATAAATAGTTTATTGAGGACAatatgatttgatttttttttttatatgatggAACATGCAGAACAAATAGAATCAGGGTGATTGCTTTAAAGTGAATTCAGGTTGTGCATCATGTTTATGAATAGTAAGTAAAGTAATAAAGAATTATTACTTTGAATATAAGTAGTCAGTAAAGTAACAGGATTACTTTTTTGGGGAAGTAATCAGTAGTTTAACTTGAGTTGAAGCAGGCCCCTATCATCCCGGTGGctcccactccaaacacatcaactttgttgtgtattttactgaacaaatctggcaacactgagtGCGCCTCATACTTACAGAAGGCATGTCCAGCAAGAGCAGAAGAGTCAAGAGACAGAACTTTGAAGAGGCACCAGCTCGGTTTAAATCTCTGGTGTGGGTAAACTTCGGTTTATACTGTTGTATAATAATGTATACAAAAAGTCAGGCAATAAGAGGCaatttattatttgaaaatactATGTTCAGTGTCTGTTACCATGAGAGAAGCGCATGATATTATACAGCACACCAGTGATAATGTtaattgttaatgtttactgtGAAATGCAGTTTCTGCTGACAAGCAAAGTAAAGGGatatttctgggaaaaaaaagttgttttctttatgGACAAAATGTGTACCGAACTGAAACCATGGCGCAAAAACCGAGGAACGGACCGTAAGATCTTGGTGAAAAATTAATGCCCCACTGGATGGAAATCAATCACGTGACAATGTGGAAGCTTATCGAAACAATGCCACAGTGAATGTCTGCTGTAATCAAAGCTAAAGATGTAAGCTGGATTTGAGGAATGGATGACATGTAATGTGTGATGTGACGTCACGTTGACTGACATCCTGGTGTGTATTCACTTGCGCCTTCTCCTGTTTAAAGTATTACAGCGTCGGATGAACACCAAAACATCTTGTGTGGATTGTTTCAACTGAACCTTTGGTTTGGACAAATGAATAACATACGATGGTGAAAGTAATCAGTTTGAAGACACGCTGCACAGATTATATTCCACACAAGCTTTCAGATATTTTATGTTAGCAGTCATGTGTTGCAcagaaaagggttttttttcccaccaaaaaaagcattaaaaaaatgataagTTAAATTACCACTCAGCCATGTtaactgaaaaacactgaagaacaaaACCCATTGAattcatgtcaacattttatttccatttcttgaaatatcacatttttgcgacagaacacaaacaaaaacattctgaaGGTGGATCTCGTCTCAACAGTGCTGCAGTGTGGAACCTTTCCTTTACATTGGATGATCTCTTGTAGTTTGGGGATCAAGCTGAACTTCCTGAAAGAGCTCTCCATGAGAGTCCTTCGTGGTTTCATCTATTTGTGAATTTTACGGTGGTACACCAAAGAACTACAATTAGTAAAGCACATCCCACaggtttcacaagaatatggcttctcacctgtgtgagttctcatgtggatcgATAAACTGCGCTTCGAACTGAAACAtttcccgcatgtttcacaagagtgcggcttctcgcctgtgtgagttctcatgtgggaCGACAAACGATCCTGACGACTGaagcttttcccacatgtttcacaagagtacggcttctcacctgtgtgagttctcaagtgGACCAATAAATGACTCTGTCGAGTGAAACGTTTCCCACAAGTTTCACAACAGtgcggcttctcacctgtgtggatcctcatgtggaccaacaaatgactctgaTCGCTGAAGATTTTCCCACATGATTCACAAGAgaacggcttctcacctgtgtgagttctcaagtgGAGTAACAAATGATCCTGTCGattgaaactttttccacacgttccacaagaatacggcttctcacctgtgtgagttctcatgtggattAACAAATGACTCTGAATGCTGaagcttttcccacatgtttcacaagagaacggcttctcacctgtgtgagtcctcaagTGGATTAACAAATGACTCTGTCgattgaaacttttcccacatgtttcacaagagtacggcttctcacctgtgtgagttctaatGTGGCTCAACATGTTACACCGCTGAATGAAACTCTTTCCACATGTCTCACAagagtacggcttctcacctgtgtgaatcctcATGTGCACCAACAAATTCCTCTGTGcactgaagctttttccacatgtgtCACAAGTTTTCTTCTTATCAGTGACCGTTCTTACCTTCTGACATAGTTTGGGTTTTTTACGGACAGGTTCATGacatgtttcctcacattcagcctgcttctctgaaactggaAAGTCAGCTGGTTTgttctcatggtggacttcagagtcctgagagaggagctgctcactGTCTGGTTCTTCTGctggttcactcaggtcactcTGCTCCTCAACAGAAAGAACCTtcaaggtttcactttcaaacgTCACAACAAGCCGCGCTTCTGTCTGGCTGGTAAAGAGATCCTCATGATCCTCACTCTCTGGAGgccctggttcctcctggtcctctggaaACTGAGGAAtccctggttcttctggttcctcttttatctgtggaggtcctggttcctCTTGTTCTGGACAGTACTttgtttcctgctcctctctacagtcacggtgctgttggagctctgcagggacaaaaaaggacaaaattAAAGATTTGTTTCATTACTTCGACAGttcaacctttaaaaaaaaaactggcacaGAGGTGGTTAAAATTAAAactaaggctgtgactttaacgcattagttacgattaattaattacagaaattttaacgcgataaaaaaattatcgcaaattgtcgcggaacgtttgtcaccggacgagtttcacccggacatatttcgctgtgacacaacaacgaaacagctcccgacttggtgactttctcgttaaatctggcgactttccaaagcctcctgccgacttttttttgtcaaaagcgactagcaacaaatttagcgactttttctggagctctggagacgtgacgggacgtctcgttctgcagctgctgtcctcaatgagctgcgggtgctgcgtgagcccctcccccgtcccaaagcactcacaggcggccagtctcagcagcgccccctgctgcagtcagagaggaggagacccacaccactcctccacacttcaaatggaTCGCGTGTGcacaaatacgccactgctcacttgctgacaaaccaagaatcaacagaagaaagttcatttgtagttctaaacatatttagggtgttttttttttttttaactcacattttgcttctcccatgacgttattcctctctcctacagcgtccattacaattacatgcaaatggcaaattaggtaacgacctcatctagcgacttctggcgacttttaggacagccaatagtgactttcctaactggggagttggcaacactgctcccgacgacagcgcactacttggtctcgtgcacagaaaatttagactTAAAAAGCCAgtggatggcagcgtggataaaaccaaagctgtatgcacattgtgcagcaaagaatttgcataccatcgcagcacatcgagcctgccatatcatctgaatgctaagcctgtcgcagcagcggccaacacgcaagcctcgcAAACggctagagttgaagaggacgtcattccgactacttcaaggaccctcgcccagcccaacaaaagttgcactaatcaatgtgtattggtttatttgtcttggttaaattcctccttccttgctgaaaaaatgaacagtgttttgttgcttaagcttatgtatcactatattgattcactataccaaaatccattagaaaatgaaaggttctcactgatctcgggtcaaatatcgatatgcgattaattgaaattaattacaaaggccctaattaattagattaatttttttaatcgagtcccacccctactTAAAACGTtaattcaaatttcaaaaacagcATAAAGTCGTCATATTACTGCTGAAtgagctccttcagctgctgaacCACTCGTTTCATTGATGAACTTTTTCTCGGTGGTGTAATCACTCACCTTCTCTCATTTTCACACTGTTTACCACGCTACCCGAGATGGAGGGATGACGAGACgtcctgcttttaaatgttctcaGGAAATGCCTCTTCAAAACACATCAACGTCCACAACTTTCTTGTTCAGGCCAGTGAGGGAACCGAGTCGTCACAGTTCCATCAAGCACCTCTGCAGCTGGCTGAAGGAAGCGACGCGACATTGGAAAACACTTGGCATTGCGATTTTATTTCTCATCCCAATATATATAcaccagtggcggctgctggtcttccaaagaggggaagctcattttcagcatacattgtaatatgtgtaatctgttttttgtatgtaaattctattagctttcatgccttttgtacgccctgtcaaagttagacagatcctcaaagcccacttgtgaacagacaacacctccctgagatggtttcatccagaggcatggccagcaggacattttattggtgacagcacttcagtcagcagctcaccttgtcagaccaggacagctgaaaggacctgttacttttccccacctttcggcaccagctcagtcttcggagttgatctgttatgcagtttaacaccaattttctcttcgtaaggaagaatatcaaatggcttcgccaaaatccggtccacaacattcacattgtctgccgctgtgtgcagctagcgagcagctggagctgctggaggctggagcgctgtgtgagagaaggggagaagctccacagctgctagtcgaggacagaaactacagagtgaccgaaacgagtctccaaacacaacgctagtcgtttttcacaaacataaagtctccagggatcagtaaagcctccaaatcaactcagaacagcagaatgaaaaacttcagaagcgctttggtgcattttttttacttcacttttttactttatttcactttatttcacttttttactttatttgctcatttcgctgtcaatcaagcttcacacagatcatccaatcaccatgcagaagctcagcgtccaggccagcccaattctccatagacccccagagacgctgagcgtccgtgggcgggaccagcccagtattttatccaatgagcgtccagtttcactgcagcagaacaacccactctagcttccgcatggacgctcagcgtccggctgtttaaagcgccgtgccgctgcgaggaggagtgagaaaaaagccgagtcaattacttcagataagtagccgattctgaacaaaagatgaacgtgttgtagcgcatatttagtcaatgaaatgttcacacaacagtaaatattggaccacttattttttgatattttaggggaagttgagcttcccttgcagtcttagagcaatcgccactgataTACACTGGGGACGCAACGGTACACACCAAAATATTGAAGCGTTCGGTCTGCTCGGCGTGGGACAATACGTCCTAATGGACCGCGGTTTTTCAGCTTTGCGATTCATTTTACACGGCTGCTTCACAGCCTATCGTTTAAACTTGTAGCAGGCCCCTATCATCCCGGTGActcccactccaaacacatCAACTTTGTTGAGTATTTTACTGAAtaaatctggcaacactgagtGTGCCTCATACTGACAGAAGGCATGTCCAGCAAGAGCAGAAGAGTCGAGAGACAGAACTTTGAAGAGGCACCAGCTTGGTTTAAATCTCTGGGTAAACTTCGATTTATCCTGCTGTATAATGTATCCAAGCAGTCAGGCAATAAGAGGCaatttattatttgaaaatactATTTTCAGTATCTGTTATCATGAGAGAAGCACATGATATTGTACAGCACACCAGTGATAATGTcaattgttaatgtttactgtGAAATGCAGTTTCTGCTGACAAGCAAAGTAAAGGGATATTTTTGGgagaaaaagttgttttctttatgGACAAAATGTGTACCGAACTGAAACCATGGCACAAAAACCGAGGAACTAAGATCTTGGTGAAAAATTAATGCCACACTGGATGGAAATCAATCATGTGACATTGTAGAAGCTTATCGAAACAATGCCACAGCGAATGCCTGCTGTAATCAAAGCTGAAGGCGGTCCAGCGAAATATTAGAGTGTGTGACCCAGTGTTTCCCCTGCCATTATATTAGGGGGGTATGAGGTATGAGGCCCAAACTGAAATCACaagcgcaaatatgaagaaaatgaaagtgaactTAAATCGTGAGTTTTGTCGCtgcagcgtttcggccagctgggcgtttttcaggcgttgaaaacacgcaaaataaagtacatttctcttcaacacacaatcaggcttaataaaggtaagtatgaggcaaaatttggcgtgactgaatttaggctgtcttggagaaaggatgaagtttgaggaagtgagcgctcatgagaaacttccatttttcatctgctctgctattggtgtgtgtgtgtgtgtgtgtgtgtgtgtgtgtgtgttgggggcaATCTTGggaaagacttggtattttaagccattataaatcatatttgatcaattgtaaaattatttatgtaacacatacattttgaatggaatcggcagactttatatgagccattttaatcgtgattaactccaggattggggcgCAATTAATCGCGATTGAGAAatgtaatcgttgcccagctctaattagaaatgaaaaaagaagaacatatcATGACTAAAATCCCTTATTTGGAGTTTTTGTACGACGGTGACAATGACCGACGCGAACCAACACCAACCCCCCCTCAATCTACATACtgtgcagcaggatgaaggaCTTTCCTCCCAGCAGACCACAACATCTGACACTTGGAGACCTgggctcctccagctccgtcctcaacactgacaccacccagagctccgtccTCACGACACTTGATGCTCACTTTTCACACATGGCTGCACTCCCATTCACTGCACAAACCATACATGCTAATTTACAGAGGACACAGCCGAGGTGGGATTGATAAACAACTaatgaggagagaggaggtccaggtcctcaCACACTGGTGTCTCATTAGTGACTTGCTCCTGAACACCAGCAGGATGAAGGAGCTCGTCGTTGACTTTAGAAGAAACAGGGAAACCAAACATAACAGGTCAGTGAAGACTGTTTACAGGTGTAGTTGAAGTCaaaagtggagaagaagagtGAAAGTATTTGGAGTTACCAGTCTGCTGAACAAAGGTgagtaaaatattaaaaacataacacacacagatcctaATTCTGTCTGTGGAGGATAAAGCAAACAGCCATAAGGATGgagatcctccagcagtcacactcattgttcattcacacttttacatACCgattctgtgtaacttgatttcAGGTTTGAGGATGACTTCCAGCAGTTTGTGTCGGCGATCAATCTTCTCCTGGTACTGGACAatagtttgttgaaacacggtgaagatttccacagcagcagcagtgagtctctGGATGGTGGAGTCTCTCGCAGACTGGTGGGAATCCTCACTTCCACCATCAGTAACGCTCATCTCAacaagatcctcctcctctttaatgtgtggagcttcatgttcctcctgctccacactggaactcgtCTTCTGGTTAccaatgtgttgctgtggactctctggagggagacAAGACAAAGTCCCTGATGTGATGGACgtgaatgttttacagtgagggatggatgagacaggacacGCTACATTTGAAAtagagacatttaaaaactgattAAACAGCTCCTTATTATAAACTTGACAGTAGCTGTGAGGTTTAAAGAATACATGAGGGAGCTGTCTGGATGCTACATTGGCTTCTCTGAGCTCTCAAAAGTTAGTGGGAAGTTTACAGTTTGACGTggttcagacttttttttcccccagcaacacctgaacacaccattATTCTGTCAGAGTTGCTATAATGTCGGTAACATCCCATTTCATCTActtcccatttcgtctactctgTTTCTGACATACATTCCCATTTTGTCTACTTTGTATTTTTCCCATGTTTCACTACTGATCCACAGGTTTTGCTGTGATACATATTTTGACCTATTCTTACCCTTTTAAACACTAAACTTCAAGGGttcgggttagggttaggacATTGAAAGGGTTAGGTTtggggtttagggttaggggaaTAAATAGCTGTTGGAGCAATTTTCATAATAAATATCCCGTTTCTTAAATAACtttcataattaatgttattttggtggTCTAATGTTGAAGTAGAGAaaagtagacgaaatgggaatgATTGCCAAAAAGGTAGTAGACGAACTgggagtagacgaaatgggagtTTAGACGAAATgggagtagacgaaatgggagtTTAGACGAAATGGGAGTAGACGAAATGGCCATAAACCATAATGTCCAGGCCAGCTGAAAGCTTTACTGAGGCACAGGACTGATCCAGGCTCATCCCATCCAAAACAAGAGGGTTCAGGCTGACTTGGTTGCACAAAAGACCGAGCCAGGATGAGAACACACAGAATCACCACAGCAAGCAGAGTGGCGTCCTTCTCTCCactggaacaggaagttctcatTACAGATAGACCGATATGGTTTTCACAGGGCCAAAACCAACACAACAAATACAGAATATCAGCTCGATGATCCCGCCTGGTTGATGATTGGTCAATTCTGAGTTTTCATGGAAGCATTACAGGAGGCTGGacctctcttttctcctctgacGATCCAGCCCCAACCCCTCACCACACCCCTCCCCCAACCAACAAACCGCCACCTCTCCTGTTCTTCTGGTTTAGTCTGTTATCCAAAGGCATCAACCAGTTCCAACATGTGGACAATTGATCAAAAAGCCTCCCTGTTTTATGACTGTCAGTCAGTGAATCAGTCAGCAGAAAAAAGAGGGAAGTTCAGAAGTCACTGTGTGACCTTCACCTATAGGCTGACTCACAACTCACtggtttttatttacatatatatttgtatacacgtatacacacacacacacacacacacacacacacacacacacacacacagtctgcagaTAACTTATCTACGCATCAGATCAGTGACTAAAATGATTGAAATGACTCGTATCAATTAAATTCTGGCAGTGGAACTTCTGACTGAATAAAGGGATGAAACTGAATAAACCCTGGccctgatcctggtctggagcaggataaatcctggacctgatcctggtctggagcaggataaatcctggacctgatcctggtctggagcaggatAAATCCTGGACCTCACCCTGTCCAGCGGTTTGTCCCCCATCGGCAGACCTGCTAATGTCTCTATTCTAAACATTCACcgtaaaagctgcagaaaccacagtgaagttagcatgttagctcagGCTGAGGGTCAATAAAGAGCTGCTTCTGTTTGCAAACAGCATTTCTGATCCACATGTTGTTTGACACTGAAGGTAAAATCACTCCTGTTATTTCACTTGgaacaagaactgcagctgcagcctcatttctgtctgctgcttcaaCAGAAAAGGAACGAGcctccagcagtcagactcAGTGTTCATCTCTTCAACATACCTGTTCTGGAGAACGGGACTGGAAGTTCTCTtgtgatttccagcagtctgtcctgaaGATTCATCTCCTTCTCGTATGGGATGAGAGTTTGTTGAAACgcggtgaagatttctccagcagcagcagtcagtcgctgctgaataaactctctcaaagcctgaactgaagtcattgttcctgcaggagatgaaatgtttcctctgggaGACAGAAATACTCAGCCTTCCAGTGATCCACGATTCCACTCCGCcaaaattcttcttcttctttagctgCCAAaatttcttcctctcttttctctttttgggaGCGTCACAAACAGCGGTCAGCGTTATACTGACACCCTCAggacacagggggaactgcagctTACAAGCCCCTCAAATTTGCTGGAGCCATTGACATGTACAACAGAGTATACAGTGGTATGAAACAGTTTGGGCACCCCTGATCATCTTGAAGATTTTCCTTTATAAATCATTAGTTGTTCGGATCAGCAATTTCAATGAAATACATCATATAGCAGACAAACAGTGATGATTGAGAAGTGAAAAGAAGTTTCTaggagaaacagaaagtgtGCAATAATTACTTAAACAAAAGTAGGCAGGTGCATAAATTTAGGCactcttgttgttttattgatttgagtACCTTTAGCACTAATTATTGGAACAGAAAGTTTGTTCTCATTGACCCTTGACCTACATTCACAGGTGAAGCCAATCATGAGAAAGGGGTTTTTCAGGTGGCCAGTTGGCAATTCTTCTGCTTTTTGCATCTCCTCTGAAGAGCAGCAACATGGGAGCCTCAAAACAACTCTCAAATGACCTGAAAACAAAGATAGATAGatctttatttgtcattgtcaCAGGTACAACGAAATTTAGAGTGCTCTCCAGTCAGTGCATCATTCATAAAAAGCTAAACATCCTAAGaagttactttgaaaaaaaaaaagaaaacttaagACATAACCAAAAGAAT
Proteins encoded in this region:
- the LOC115395933 gene encoding oocyte zinc finger protein XlCOF22-like, with the protein product MTSVQALREFIQQRLTAAAGEIFTAFQQTLIPYEKEMNLQDRLLEITRELPVPFSRTESPQQHIGNQKTSSSVEQEEHEAPHIKEEEDLVEMSVTDGGSEDSHQSARDSTIQRLTAAAVEIFTVFQQTIVQYQEKIDRRHKLLEVILKPEIKLHRIELQQHRDCREEQETKYCPEQEEPGPPQIKEEPEEPGIPQFPEDQEEPGPPESEDHEDLFTSQTEARLVVTFESETLKVLSVEEQSDLSEPAEEPDSEQLLSQDSEVHHENKPADFPVSEKQAECEETCHEPVRKKPKLCQKVRTVTDKKKTCDTCGKSFSAQRNLLVHMRIHTGEKPYSCETCGKSFIQRCNMLSHIRTHTGEKPYSCETCGKSFNRQSHLLIHLRTHTGEKPFSCETCGKSFSIQSHLLIHMRTHTGEKPYSCGTCGKSFNRQDHLLLHLRTHTGEKPFSCESCGKIFSDQSHLLVHMRIHTGEKPHCCETCGKRFTRQSHLLVHLRTHTGEKPYSCETCGKSFSRQDRLSSHMRTHTGEKPHSCETCGKCFSSKRSLSIHMRTHTGEKPYSCETCGMCFTNCSSLVYHRKIHK